One stretch of Miscanthus floridulus cultivar M001 chromosome 18, ASM1932011v1, whole genome shotgun sequence DNA includes these proteins:
- the LOC136524110 gene encoding uncharacterized protein: MDIDTKCPVCARDSEDGGHLFFKCRLAKQVWNLLALESKRQHLARLLTAQDVISHILGEREQIAVLMVITLWFLWTNRNTVREEKRGRSAEELARSIRVYANEVSQTLRSPRSPKPLRSVRWQKPPEGYLKLNCDASFINETKAGSWGFLIRDHDGEVVMSGRGRISYALSAFHAELIACLQGVHVASNLGIGNLILETDAINVQTALQSQSYDVRPEGGLTEELKSFASLNFRNFTCNFLGRAGNKAAHVLASLGYDCVEGEALITSAIPDDIVVIVSDDLSRE; the protein is encoded by the coding sequence ATGGACATTGATACAAAATGCCCGGTGTGTGCAAGAGACAGTGAAGATGGAGGCCACCTCTTTTTCAAATGCAGACTCGCCAAACAGGTTTGGAACTTGCTAGCTTTGGAGAGTAAGAGGCAGCACCTGGCGCGGCTACTGACAGCTCAGGATGTTATTTCACATATCTTGGGGGAAAGAGAACAAATTGCAGTGCTCATGGTTATCACGCTGTGGTTTCTCTGGACGAATCGGAATACCGTCAGAGAAGAGAAGCGGGGGAGGAGTGCTGAGGAGTTAGCAAGATCGATCAGAGTTTATGCGAATGAAGTATCCCAGACACTTCGCTCTCCACGATCACCGAAGCCGCTGCGGAGTGTGCGATGGCAGAAACCTCCAGAAGGGTACCTGAAGCTTAATTGTGATGCGTCATTTATAAATGAAACAAAGGCCGGCAGCTGGGGGTTCTTGATCCGGGACCATGATGGTGAAGTGGTGATGTCGGGCCGAGGAAGAATCAGTTATGCGCTGAGTGCTTTTCACGCTGAGCTGATAGCTTGTTTGCAAGGTGTTCATGTGGCCAGTAACCTGGGCATTGGGAATTTGATCCTTGAAACAGATGCCATCAATGTCCAGACAGCACTGCAGTCCCAAAGCTATGACGTTCGACCTGAAGGAGGCTTGACTGAGGAGTTAAAGTCTTTTGCTAGTTTAAACTTTCGCAATTTCACTTGTAATTTCTTGGGTAGAGCTGGAAACAAGGCAGCCCATGTGTTGGCGAGTCTAGGTTATGATTGTGTCGAAGGTGAGGCGCTAATTACAAGTGCCATCCCTGATGATATTGTTGTAATCGTTTCTGACGATTTGTCAAGAGAGTAA